A genomic segment from Gracilimonas sediminicola encodes:
- a CDS encoding YbaB/EbfC family nucleoid-associated protein produces the protein MSNFNMADMFGKIQEMQSKMQEAQEGLQDVIVEAEAGGGMVKVKANGNKQIVSIEMDDDVVDPQDKEMLEDLIVAGVNKALEKAEEASKEKMQEMYKGMIPGGGIPGMDMSKFGL, from the coding sequence ATGAGCAACTTCAATATGGCCGATATGTTTGGCAAAATTCAGGAAATGCAATCCAAAATGCAGGAAGCCCAGGAAGGCTTACAAGACGTGATTGTGGAAGCCGAAGCCGGTGGCGGAATGGTGAAGGTAAAAGCCAATGGCAACAAACAAATCGTATCTATCGAAATGGATGACGATGTGGTTGACCCGCAGGATAAGGAAATGCTGGAAGACCTGATTGTAGCTGGCGTAAACAAGGCTCTTGAAAAAGCCGAAGAAGCCTCTAAAGAAAAAATGCAGGAAATGTATAAAGGCATGATCCCCGGCGGCGGAATTCCCGGAATGGATATGTCAAAATTTGGACTATAA
- a CDS encoding heavy metal translocating P-type ATPase translates to MKATLQIDGMHCAGCANAVDKQLENLEGVKSASVNLATESAVVEYEGDLTMDDFAEAVANAGYTLIRDDSDSGTRADKVEEREQKKYETAKRNMVRSWVPTALTLLWMLPMWIAHYMFLGPVGMELGMILLSGFAIFVPGWETIKSAWKSTVNLSPNMDVLIAMGALASLSTGFVKLAHELGYGPDFHSFAMIGGMIMAFHLTGRFIETKAKGSASQAIRKLLTLGAKEASVLREGEEVKIPIKELQVGDVMLVRPGEKIPTDGEVIEGSSSVDESIATGESMPVEKSEGDEVIGATLNTNSVLKVKATKVGNETFLNQVIKLVEEAQGSKIPIQDFADRVTSIFVPVVLLLALVTLSSWLLFPDFFGGIVEWASAFIPWVNPDLGSTALAFYAMIAVLVIACPCALGLATPTALMVGSGLGAENGILIRKGEAIQRMKDVNAIVLDKTGTITKGKPTVTDVISFGETKDADLLKWAASVENNSEHPLARAVVNYASEKDIKPAEVSGFESITGKGVYAELDGKKVGVGTPSLMEKLGTKISSNVSSQKQQLEEKAKTAVLVSFDGEIAGLLGIADEVKEDSKQAIDELKKLGLKTIMLTGDNQKTARAIADQVGIDEVIAEVLPDQKSNEVKRLQDSGEVVAMVGDGINDAPALTLADVGIAIGTGTDVAIESGDIVLVKGDLSAVIRSINLSKKTFTKIKQNLFWAFFYNLIMIPLAFVGWLHPLLAEAAMAFSSINVVFNSRRLGKAKLN, encoded by the coding sequence ATGAAAGCCACACTTCAAATTGATGGGATGCATTGTGCAGGCTGTGCCAATGCCGTGGATAAACAGCTCGAAAACCTGGAAGGGGTGAAATCTGCCAGCGTAAATTTGGCTACAGAATCAGCGGTGGTGGAATATGAGGGCGACCTCACCATGGATGATTTTGCAGAAGCAGTTGCGAATGCCGGGTATACGCTGATCCGGGATGATTCGGATTCCGGCACGAGGGCAGATAAAGTAGAAGAGAGGGAGCAAAAGAAGTACGAAACTGCCAAAAGAAATATGGTGAGGTCGTGGGTTCCTACGGCTTTGACGCTGCTTTGGATGCTCCCAATGTGGATTGCCCATTATATGTTTTTAGGTCCGGTGGGAATGGAGTTGGGAATGATCCTGCTCTCCGGTTTTGCCATTTTTGTACCCGGATGGGAAACCATCAAAAGTGCGTGGAAGTCAACGGTAAACCTGAGTCCCAATATGGATGTGTTGATTGCCATGGGAGCTCTGGCTTCACTTTCTACCGGTTTTGTAAAGCTGGCCCATGAACTGGGGTACGGGCCTGATTTCCACAGCTTTGCTATGATCGGGGGTATGATTATGGCCTTTCACTTAACCGGTCGGTTTATTGAAACGAAGGCCAAAGGCAGTGCTTCTCAGGCCATCCGAAAGTTATTGACGCTGGGAGCTAAAGAAGCTTCTGTTCTGAGAGAGGGGGAAGAAGTAAAGATCCCAATTAAAGAATTACAAGTTGGGGATGTCATGCTGGTGCGGCCGGGAGAAAAAATTCCAACAGATGGAGAAGTTATTGAAGGAAGCAGCAGCGTGGACGAGTCCATCGCAACCGGAGAATCGATGCCGGTGGAAAAGTCGGAAGGAGACGAAGTGATTGGTGCTACCCTGAATACCAACAGCGTGCTGAAGGTGAAGGCTACGAAAGTGGGAAATGAGACTTTCCTGAACCAGGTCATAAAGCTGGTGGAGGAAGCCCAGGGAAGTAAAATCCCGATTCAGGATTTTGCCGATCGGGTCACCAGTATATTTGTACCGGTGGTTTTATTGTTGGCGTTGGTTACACTTTCCTCATGGCTGCTATTCCCGGACTTTTTCGGAGGAATTGTGGAGTGGGCTTCTGCTTTTATTCCCTGGGTTAATCCGGATTTAGGATCAACGGCGTTGGCTTTTTATGCGATGATTGCCGTCCTGGTAATTGCCTGTCCATGTGCGTTGGGATTGGCAACTCCAACGGCCCTGATGGTGGGCTCAGGACTTGGAGCCGAAAATGGAATCCTTATCCGAAAAGGGGAAGCCATTCAGCGCATGAAAGATGTGAATGCCATTGTGCTGGATAAAACGGGCACCATCACCAAAGGAAAACCAACGGTGACGGATGTGATCTCATTTGGCGAAACCAAAGACGCTGACCTGTTGAAATGGGCGGCATCAGTAGAAAACAATTCCGAACATCCGCTCGCCCGGGCAGTTGTAAACTATGCTTCCGAGAAAGACATTAAACCGGCAGAAGTCTCCGGTTTTGAATCCATAACGGGAAAGGGTGTGTATGCTGAACTGGATGGCAAGAAGGTGGGCGTTGGAACACCATCACTGATGGAAAAGCTGGGGACGAAAATATCTTCGAATGTTTCATCTCAGAAACAGCAGTTGGAAGAAAAAGCGAAAACAGCCGTGTTGGTCAGTTTTGATGGCGAAATTGCTGGGTTGCTTGGCATTGCCGATGAAGTAAAAGAAGACAGTAAGCAAGCCATTGATGAACTTAAAAAACTGGGACTCAAAACCATTATGCTCACAGGAGACAATCAGAAAACAGCCCGTGCAATTGCCGATCAGGTTGGTATTGATGAAGTGATCGCGGAAGTACTGCCCGACCAAAAATCCAATGAAGTGAAACGCCTTCAGGATTCCGGAGAAGTGGTAGCTATGGTCGGTGACGGCATCAACGATGCTCCGGCACTTACCCTGGCTGATGTTGGAATTGCCATTGGAACCGGAACGGATGTGGCGATAGAATCCGGGGATATTGTGCTGGTAAAAGGAGATCTGTCGGCGGTGATTCGGTCGATTAACCTTAGCAAGAAAACGTTCACCAAAATTAAGCAGAATTTATTCTGGGCCTTTTTCTACAACCTGATCATGATACCGCTGGCTTTTGTAGGATGGCTGCATCCGCTGCTGGCCGAAGCCGCGATGGCATTCAGTTCCATCAACGTGGTGTTTAATTCCCGCCGGCTTGGGAAGGCAAAATTGAACTAA
- a CDS encoding S9 family peptidase produces the protein MKKLISFTLVLLLFGADLDARQFPEQLEFKDIFHEPFIPGARPSFSHFSPDGKTIYYTWSDSATSDTDLFRVGLSGKNQQKAEDNVIRNYELSPNGNHVLYTKDGDLVLADKSFENERVIVASKGFDYDPVWSADGSRFAFVQNGDVWVSGVEQAFMKQITNRKEDRPGYNVEHWAGNKLVITQTDRSDYREVFFPEYADTFVEPGGDGRGIPTRIVSIAGVDSGDVEIIFTHKGYLDTDVSSSGKHLAIDYLDPAMKNRTITVYNVNTLEAKTLFEDETEGWMYNTNMEFAPITDRLMFQSEQDGWNHIYTVNPDGTGFEQHTFGEYDIPWATWLDERTIVMATSEMDPGERQLYKLDIITNLPTKLTTEEGYRRDFEISHDRRYVVYEKTYFNEPFDLYVVDTMIPQRETQLTNTVLDSFYEYDWQQEDYLRFNGRDGETRLSMSVLKPAKRNPDGNPVVVFVHGAGSLQNVYKGWSNNYWREYMFHQYLTLQGYYVIEVDYRHSTGYGRKFREDVTNWMGKYETEDIEDGLAFLADNYDKADTSRVGIYGGSYGGFMALYAVGVSPEHFDAAAGLRSVTNWENYYYANPWYTLPRLGTPEDNPENYARSSPITYADSLEQPVILLHGLIDDNVGFQDAVHYIEILIQSGNEEFEMMMYPTERHSFRDEDAWYDEYRRIYEFFEKHLK, from the coding sequence ATGAAAAAACTGATTTCATTTACACTCGTTCTGTTACTTTTTGGTGCTGACCTCGATGCCCGGCAGTTTCCTGAACAACTGGAATTCAAAGACATCTTTCATGAGCCGTTTATTCCCGGTGCCCGTCCGTCCTTTTCTCATTTCTCACCGGATGGCAAAACCATCTATTACACCTGGAGCGACTCGGCCACTTCAGATACCGATCTCTTCCGTGTTGGATTAAGTGGGAAAAATCAGCAGAAGGCCGAGGATAATGTAATCCGAAATTATGAGCTGTCACCCAATGGTAATCACGTCCTTTACACCAAAGACGGAGACCTTGTGCTGGCGGATAAAAGCTTCGAGAATGAACGAGTAATTGTGGCCTCAAAAGGTTTTGATTACGATCCCGTTTGGAGTGCCGATGGCTCACGCTTTGCTTTTGTTCAGAACGGAGACGTCTGGGTTTCCGGGGTTGAACAGGCTTTTATGAAGCAAATTACCAACCGTAAAGAAGACAGACCCGGATATAATGTGGAACATTGGGCCGGCAACAAATTAGTGATTACTCAGACAGACCGTTCAGATTACCGGGAGGTGTTCTTTCCCGAATACGCGGACACCTTCGTAGAGCCCGGAGGTGATGGCCGCGGCATCCCAACCCGAATTGTATCTATTGCCGGTGTTGATTCCGGAGATGTTGAAATCATTTTCACCCATAAAGGATACCTGGATACGGATGTAAGTTCATCAGGAAAACATCTCGCCATCGACTACCTGGATCCTGCCATGAAAAACCGAACCATCACCGTGTATAACGTGAACACACTGGAGGCTAAGACGCTTTTTGAGGATGAAACAGAAGGCTGGATGTACAACACCAACATGGAATTTGCCCCCATTACCGATCGGCTGATGTTCCAAAGTGAGCAGGACGGCTGGAATCATATCTACACCGTTAACCCGGACGGCACCGGATTTGAGCAGCATACGTTTGGGGAATATGACATCCCGTGGGCTACCTGGCTTGATGAGCGGACCATTGTTATGGCCACTTCTGAAATGGATCCCGGCGAACGACAGCTATACAAGCTGGACATCATCACCAACCTGCCAACTAAGCTCACCACCGAAGAAGGCTACCGAAGAGATTTCGAAATCAGCCACGACCGTCGGTATGTGGTGTATGAAAAAACCTATTTCAACGAGCCCTTCGATTTGTACGTGGTAGATACCATGATCCCCCAAAGAGAAACTCAGCTTACCAACACCGTTCTCGATTCTTTTTATGAATATGACTGGCAGCAAGAGGATTATTTGCGATTTAACGGTCGCGATGGAGAAACACGGCTGTCTATGTCGGTATTGAAACCGGCCAAAAGAAATCCGGACGGCAACCCGGTGGTAGTTTTTGTACACGGTGCCGGATCACTTCAAAACGTGTACAAAGGCTGGTCAAATAATTACTGGCGGGAGTATATGTTTCATCAATATTTAACCCTGCAGGGGTATTATGTGATTGAAGTGGATTACCGGCACAGCACCGGATACGGACGTAAATTCCGCGAAGACGTCACCAACTGGATGGGCAAATACGAAACCGAAGACATCGAAGACGGACTCGCATTCCTGGCTGATAATTATGACAAAGCTGATACCTCGCGCGTAGGAATTTATGGCGGTAGTTACGGCGGCTTCATGGCGCTATATGCGGTGGGCGTTTCTCCTGAACACTTTGACGCAGCAGCCGGATTGCGGTCGGTCACCAACTGGGAAAATTATTATTACGCCAACCCCTGGTACACCCTGCCGAGATTAGGAACTCCGGAAGACAATCCCGAGAATTACGCCCGTAGCTCGCCCATCACCTATGCAGATTCGCTGGAACAACCGGTTATACTGTTACATGGGTTGATTGATGATAATGTAGGTTTCCAGGATGCCGTGCATTACATTGAGATCCTCATCCAAAGCGGAAATGAAGAATTCGAGATGATGATGTACCCAACCGAGCGACACAGCTTCCGGGATGAAGATGCCTGGTATGACGAATACCGCCGCATTTATGAATTCTTTGAAAAACATTTGAAGTAA
- the dnaX gene encoding DNA polymerase III subunit gamma/tau: protein MSETYRALTRKYRPHTFEDIVSQEHVSNTIKNAIKQNRLSHAYMFCGPRGVGKTTMARVLARTINEIDTSIDGESLNQTLNIVEMDAASNNKVDDVHHLRESVRIPPQNGRYKVFIVDEVHMLSKAAFNALLKTLEEPPEHAIFIFATTEPHKVLPTILSRVQRFDFKRISVDEIVQRLRKISLDEDISIDEESLHVIAKKADGALRDALGLMDQAIAFCGDTITHDELLQALNVVGTDRLFQFMDCVKEHDADKGLELINTLLQEGYDIQEYLIGLTEHLRNLYIAQESAQLYLVEASEETKKRYQQTAKDFSRDDLMRMLHIISEAQIKLKDASQPRIQFEITLLKLIHMKRSEQLSELLAGLEELKKNSGNFVSSSQNGSTQKETEPESAQNPESSSNGHQVEQDEPQKPETEEPKNEDVQEEDPQEEPEEEFEAGEANYEEPEPEPIEEDDDFDIGTPALMTSLSRKTAAASKKASTPNGAAESPSKPSPKEPKKAPEKLTLEYIQNSWPEYLDSLKGDFPMLLHLQMERVKVVKLKGSELFLECDNQFAQKMLDEQKSELQKKLKECVGALLRFNVSVGEQQEREKPMSVYERFKQIQQKDPIIRDIVEIFGAELEY, encoded by the coding sequence ATGTCAGAAACGTACCGCGCACTTACCCGAAAATATCGACCGCATACCTTTGAGGATATTGTCTCGCAAGAGCATGTGAGCAATACCATCAAGAATGCCATTAAGCAAAACAGGCTGTCTCATGCCTATATGTTTTGCGGTCCCCGAGGTGTTGGGAAAACCACTATGGCGCGTGTGCTTGCCCGAACGATTAACGAAATTGACACCAGCATTGATGGCGAATCGCTGAACCAGACGCTCAACATCGTGGAGATGGATGCGGCTTCCAACAACAAGGTTGATGACGTTCATCACCTTCGGGAAAGCGTTCGTATTCCTCCTCAAAATGGCCGCTACAAAGTTTTTATTGTGGATGAAGTTCATATGCTCAGTAAAGCAGCTTTTAATGCGCTGCTAAAAACGCTGGAAGAACCGCCAGAACACGCCATCTTTATCTTTGCGACTACCGAACCTCACAAGGTGCTGCCTACCATCCTGTCTCGTGTTCAGCGATTTGATTTTAAGCGGATTTCCGTGGATGAAATCGTGCAGCGCCTTCGTAAGATTTCCCTGGATGAAGACATTTCCATAGATGAAGAATCCCTACACGTAATTGCCAAAAAAGCCGATGGAGCGCTTCGTGATGCTCTTGGACTAATGGATCAGGCAATCGCTTTTTGCGGAGACACTATCACCCACGACGAATTGCTGCAGGCACTGAATGTGGTGGGTACCGACCGCCTGTTTCAGTTTATGGATTGTGTGAAAGAACATGATGCCGACAAAGGACTGGAACTCATCAACACCTTATTGCAGGAAGGGTACGACATTCAGGAATACCTGATTGGACTGACTGAACACCTGCGAAATTTATACATCGCCCAAGAGTCGGCACAGCTCTATTTGGTTGAGGCTTCCGAAGAAACCAAGAAACGGTATCAGCAAACGGCCAAGGATTTTTCCCGGGATGATTTAATGCGGATGCTGCATATCATTAGCGAAGCTCAGATTAAGTTGAAAGATGCGAGTCAGCCACGTATTCAGTTTGAAATCACCTTGTTGAAGCTGATTCACATGAAGCGATCTGAGCAGCTTTCCGAGTTATTGGCCGGTTTGGAGGAGTTAAAAAAAAACTCCGGTAACTTCGTAAGCTCTTCTCAAAACGGTTCAACCCAAAAAGAAACTGAGCCTGAGTCTGCACAAAATCCGGAATCTTCTTCCAACGGACATCAGGTTGAACAAGATGAACCTCAGAAACCGGAGACCGAAGAACCCAAGAATGAGGATGTTCAAGAGGAAGATCCTCAGGAGGAACCGGAAGAAGAGTTTGAAGCCGGGGAAGCTAATTATGAAGAACCTGAGCCGGAACCGATAGAGGAAGACGACGATTTTGATATTGGCACCCCGGCACTGATGACCAGTCTTTCCAGAAAAACGGCGGCTGCTTCAAAGAAAGCATCTACCCCAAACGGAGCTGCTGAGTCGCCCTCAAAGCCTTCTCCAAAAGAGCCTAAAAAAGCCCCGGAAAAACTCACTCTTGAATACATCCAAAACTCCTGGCCGGAATATCTGGACTCTCTGAAAGGCGATTTCCCTATGTTGCTGCACCTGCAAATGGAACGGGTAAAAGTAGTAAAACTGAAAGGATCTGAGCTGTTTTTGGAGTGTGATAATCAGTTTGCCCAAAAAATGCTGGATGAGCAGAAATCCGAACTCCAGAAGAAGTTAAAGGAATGTGTGGGGGCATTGCTGCGTTTTAATGTGTCGGTTGGTGAGCAGCAGGAACGCGAAAAACCAATGAGCGTGTATGAACGCTTCAAACAAATACAACAAAAAGACCCCATTATCCGTGATATCGTTGAGATTTTCGGGGCCGAACTTGAGTATTAG
- the recR gene encoding recombination mediator RecR has product MQITSEYLERAIEQLAKLPGTGRKSAQRIAIHLLKQNDEYAQKLAQAIVDLKEKVTRCSVCGNVSDSDPCKICDNPKRDPSAICVVEEFNDVYIIEKSNEFRGRYHVLGGVISPMDNIGPDKLRIQELLKRVGEDDQINEVILALNPDAEGEATSYYINKLLKNYEVDVTRIAYGIPMGTELEFIDEATLSRAFASRNSF; this is encoded by the coding sequence ATGCAGATAACCTCAGAATATTTGGAGCGGGCTATTGAGCAGCTCGCCAAGCTCCCGGGAACGGGACGAAAATCAGCCCAGCGCATTGCTATTCATTTATTGAAACAGAATGATGAGTATGCTCAAAAATTGGCTCAGGCCATTGTAGATCTGAAAGAAAAAGTTACCCGCTGCTCCGTTTGTGGAAATGTGAGTGACTCCGATCCCTGTAAAATCTGTGATAATCCTAAAAGAGATCCGTCCGCCATTTGTGTGGTTGAGGAATTCAATGATGTCTATATCATCGAAAAATCGAATGAGTTCAGAGGCCGGTATCACGTGCTGGGCGGGGTAATTTCCCCCATGGATAACATCGGCCCGGATAAACTGCGGATTCAGGAGCTATTGAAGCGAGTGGGAGAAGATGATCAAATTAATGAAGTAATTCTGGCACTGAACCCTGATGCTGAAGGAGAAGCAACTTCTTATTACATTAACAAACTTCTAAAGAACTATGAGGTTGATGTGACCCGTATCGCCTACGGCATCCCGATGGGAACCGAACTCGAGTTTATTGATGAGGCAACCCTAAGCCGTGCCTTCGCCAGCCGTAACAGTTTTTAA
- a CDS encoding DUF411 domain-containing protein, producing MNNAKILVVGLLVTVGVAAFLFWPGNSPQSILSDKTEVVMYKNEGCQCCTKWGDHMEEGEFSVEEVPTPVLMQVKQQNGITRELASCHTAMIGDYVVEGHVPREDVERLLQEKPEDVIGLAVPGMPTGSPGMEMPGRPADNYDVLLLKKDGTTSVYSSH from the coding sequence ATGAATAACGCGAAAATTTTAGTTGTTGGATTATTAGTAACCGTAGGTGTTGCTGCTTTTTTGTTCTGGCCGGGTAATTCTCCGCAAAGCATCTTGTCCGATAAAACCGAAGTGGTGATGTATAAAAATGAAGGTTGCCAGTGTTGCACCAAGTGGGGCGATCATATGGAAGAGGGGGAGTTTTCTGTAGAAGAAGTTCCGACCCCGGTCCTTATGCAGGTGAAGCAGCAAAACGGAATTACCCGTGAATTGGCTTCCTGCCACACAGCCATGATCGGCGATTATGTTGTGGAAGGACACGTGCCCCGCGAAGATGTGGAGCGTCTGCTTCAGGAAAAACCGGAAGATGTAATTGGTTTAGCAGTTCCGGGAATGCCAACCGGATCTCCCGGAATGGAAATGCCGGGACGTCCCGCTGACAATTATGATGTATTACTCCTAAAGAAAGACGGGACTACCAGCGTGTATTCTTCACACTAA
- a CDS encoding MBL fold metallo-hydrolase, with amino-acid sequence MNLFKKIMLWIAGLLITASLFITIVGWAVSKPGYQGPESDHFNGTTFENPGNVPTKDFFDVMKWYFQRDQGEWNEVPEEEITFAERPDDNVTSGLKITYVNHSTFLIQTAGVNILTDPVWSKRVSPMSFTGPKRFRPPGVRFEDLPPIDLIIISHNHYDHLDISTLKKLNEKFEPRVIVPLGVDVYLNQEGIQNTIPLDWEEDQPIDSDITVHSVQAQHFSARGLFDRDKTLWSGYVIDTPSGSVYFAGDTGYGDFFTSIGENHPDIKVGLIPIGAYKPRWFMKPMHVNPEEAIQIHKDVGAEISFGMHFGTFPLADDGMKDPENDFAKAMQQPKNSGVNFKLLTEGDSFQVQ; translated from the coding sequence ATGAACCTATTTAAGAAAATAATGCTCTGGATTGCCGGCCTTCTGATTACCGCCTCCTTGTTTATAACCATTGTCGGCTGGGCGGTTTCCAAACCCGGGTATCAGGGACCGGAATCGGACCATTTCAATGGGACTACCTTTGAGAATCCCGGTAATGTACCAACCAAAGACTTTTTCGATGTGATGAAGTGGTATTTCCAACGGGACCAGGGGGAGTGGAATGAAGTTCCTGAAGAAGAAATCACCTTTGCAGAGCGCCCTGATGATAATGTCACATCAGGCTTGAAAATCACCTATGTCAATCACTCTACGTTCCTGATTCAAACAGCTGGGGTCAATATTCTCACTGACCCTGTTTGGAGTAAGCGGGTAAGCCCGATGTCGTTTACAGGCCCAAAAAGATTTCGCCCACCCGGAGTCCGGTTCGAAGACCTTCCGCCCATCGACCTGATCATTATCAGTCATAATCATTATGATCACTTGGATATCAGCACCCTGAAGAAGCTGAATGAAAAGTTTGAACCACGGGTGATTGTTCCGCTTGGTGTCGATGTTTACCTGAATCAGGAAGGTATTCAAAATACCATTCCATTGGATTGGGAAGAAGATCAGCCTATCGACAGCGACATTACTGTTCACTCCGTTCAGGCGCAGCATTTTTCAGCACGCGGTTTATTTGACCGGGATAAAACCCTTTGGTCTGGTTATGTAATCGACACTCCCTCAGGCAGCGTGTACTTTGCCGGAGATACCGGTTATGGAGACTTTTTCACCAGTATCGGGGAGAACCATCCGGATATAAAAGTTGGCCTGATTCCTATTGGCGCCTACAAACCCCGCTGGTTTATGAAGCCGATGCATGTAAACCCGGAAGAAGCCATCCAAATCCATAAAGATGTTGGAGCTGAAATTTCCTTTGGTATGCACTTCGGCACCTTTCCCCTCGCCGACGATGGCATGAAAGACCCCGAAAATGATTTTGCCAAAGCCATGCAGCAACCCAAAAACAGCGGAGTGAACTTTAAACTGCTTACCGAAGGGGATAGTTTTCAGGTTCAGTAA
- a CDS encoding M1 family metallopeptidase, translating to MKQLTSFFLVTLLAFSTLNAQHRTYWQQHVDYTMEIDVDAESHQYSGKQTLVYTNNSPDVLDRVYYHLYFNAFQPGSMMDVRSRTIEDPDRRVGDRIAGLSEDQIGYQRVNSLTQDGKPVEYETDGTILVVELNKPIQPGASTTFKMEWDAQVPLQIRRSGWNNAEGVEFSMSQWYPKLAEYDFQGWHPNPYVGREFHGVFGDFDVKISIDKDYVLGGTGVLQNPNEIGYGYEEEGAEVNRPRGDKMTWHFKAENVIDFFWGADPDFKHVTAQVPNGPKLHFLYQQPAVVEGASDEQNAQYTQNWEQLVDYTVRAVQYANENFGEYPYPQYTNLQGGDGGMEYPMGTLITGGRSLGSLVGVMVHEMYHSWFQNVLATNESLLEWMDEGFTSYASAETMDHLFNQNADFPYAGSYRGYYSLVESGLEEPMTTHADHYETNFAYGRAAYSKGAVFLGQMEYIIGKEDFRNGMLNYHKEWKMKHPTALDFLSIMEKESGMILDWYYEYFVQTTKTIDYGITSVIGNENRTSVKIERIDLMPMPLDVVVEYEDGSRELFYIPLRVMRGEKPNEMDMKRTVLKDWPWVEPSYTMTINEAASSIKTITIDPSQRLADINRENNSFDVSAMLND from the coding sequence ATGAAACAGTTAACATCTTTTTTTCTGGTCACTTTGTTGGCCTTTTCGACCCTTAACGCCCAACACCGCACCTACTGGCAGCAGCATGTTGATTATACCATGGAAATTGACGTGGATGCTGAAAGCCACCAGTATTCCGGTAAGCAAACTCTGGTTTATACCAACAACTCCCCCGATGTATTAGATCGGGTTTATTATCACCTGTATTTCAACGCTTTTCAGCCGGGTAGTATGATGGACGTTCGCTCCCGCACGATTGAAGATCCGGATCGAAGAGTGGGTGATCGAATTGCAGGATTATCCGAAGATCAAATTGGTTACCAGCGGGTTAATTCTCTTACACAGGATGGCAAACCGGTTGAATACGAAACAGACGGCACAATATTAGTTGTGGAACTGAATAAGCCGATTCAACCCGGAGCTTCCACCACTTTCAAAATGGAATGGGATGCACAGGTGCCTCTTCAAATTCGCCGATCCGGGTGGAATAATGCCGAAGGTGTAGAATTCTCAATGAGTCAGTGGTACCCTAAACTGGCTGAGTATGATTTTCAGGGATGGCATCCAAATCCTTATGTTGGACGTGAGTTCCATGGCGTTTTTGGTGATTTTGATGTCAAGATTTCCATCGATAAAGACTATGTGTTAGGCGGAACCGGTGTTCTTCAAAACCCTAATGAAATTGGATATGGATACGAAGAGGAAGGTGCTGAAGTAAACCGACCCCGAGGCGATAAAATGACCTGGCATTTCAAAGCTGAAAATGTCATCGACTTTTTCTGGGGAGCCGATCCCGATTTCAAACACGTTACTGCTCAGGTTCCCAACGGACCCAAACTTCACTTCTTGTATCAGCAGCCTGCTGTGGTTGAAGGAGCTTCCGATGAACAAAATGCGCAATACACCCAAAACTGGGAGCAACTTGTGGATTATACCGTTCGGGCTGTACAATATGCGAATGAAAACTTCGGAGAGTATCCTTATCCGCAATACACCAACCTCCAAGGCGGTGATGGTGGCATGGAATACCCCATGGGAACACTGATTACCGGTGGCAGAAGCCTCGGCAGCCTGGTGGGCGTGATGGTACACGAGATGTATCACAGTTGGTTCCAGAATGTGCTGGCCACCAACGAAAGCTTGTTAGAATGGATGGATGAAGGCTTTACCAGCTATGCTTCCGCTGAAACTATGGATCACCTGTTCAATCAAAATGCTGATTTCCCGTATGCCGGTTCATATCGTGGCTATTACTCACTGGTAGAATCAGGCCTGGAAGAACCTATGACCACTCATGCCGATCACTATGAAACCAATTTTGCCTATGGTCGGGCTGCTTACTCCAAAGGAGCCGTATTCCTGGGGCAAATGGAATACATCATTGGGAAGGAAGATTTCCGAAATGGAATGCTGAATTACCATAAAGAATGGAAGATGAAGCATCCAACGGCGCTCGACTTCCTCAGTATCATGGAAAAAGAATCCGGCATGATCCTGGATTGGTATTATGAATATTTTGTTCAAACCACCAAGACCATCGACTATGGCATTACTTCTGTAATCGGGAATGAGAATAGAACGTCCGTTAAAATTGAACGCATCGACTTAATGCCGATGCCGCTCGATGTTGTAGTTGAATATGAAGATGGAAGCCGTGAATTATTTTACATCCCATTGCGCGTGATGCGTGGCGAAAAGCCTAACGAAATGGATATGAAGCGAACGGTACTGAAAGACTGGCCGTGGGTTGAACCAAGCTATACCATGACCATCAACGAAGCCGCTTCTTCCATTAAAACAATCACCATAGATCCTTCTCAGCGACTGGCTGACATCAACCGGGAAAACAATTCTTTTGATGTATCAGCGATGCTGAACGATTAA
- a CDS encoding heavy-metal-associated domain-containing protein, with protein sequence MKTITINISGMGCSGCVNTVESALQSLEGVGSVNVELDKETAEVSYDDSRVQLTDFEKAIDDSGYSMKGVKG encoded by the coding sequence ATGAAGACAATCACTATAAATATATCAGGAATGGGATGCAGCGGATGTGTAAACACCGTTGAATCTGCACTGCAATCATTAGAAGGAGTTGGGTCTGTAAACGTGGAACTCGATAAGGAAACGGCTGAGGTCTCATATGATGATTCCCGTGTTCAGCTGACCGATTTCGAAAAAGCTATCGATGACTCCGGCTATTCAATGAAAGGAGTGAAAGGATAA